From one Bacteroides fragilis NCTC 9343 genomic stretch:
- a CDS encoding alpha-L-fucosidase, with the protein MKNKLFILFAFCISVHVYAQQPSREIPLKYGATNIGKRQDDAMKRFRNNRLGEFIHWGLYAIPGGEWKGKVYNGAAEWLKSWAKVPAADWLELMKQWNPVKFDARQWARMAKEMGVKYVKITTKHHEGFCLWPSQYSQYTVAQTPYRKDILGELVKAYNDEGIDVHFYFSVMDWSHPDYRYEITSKEDSIAFSRFLTFTDHQLKELATRYPTVKDFWFDGTWDASIKKNGWWTAHAEQMLKELVPGVTVNSRLRADDYGKRHFDSNGRLMGDYESGYERRLPDPVKDLQVTKWDWEACMTVPENQWGYHKDWSLSYVKTPIEVIDRIVHAVSMGGNMVVNFGPQPDGDFRSEEKELAMALGCWMKRYGECIYGCDYAGWDKQDWGYYTRKGQEVYMVVFNRPYSGLLKVKVPKGTEIERAVLPDGQVVKVTETARNEYNVAMPSQDPGEPFIIKLQVKEASGAADGYRDALT; encoded by the coding sequence ATGAAGAACAAATTATTTATTTTATTTGCATTTTGTATTTCAGTCCATGTTTATGCTCAACAGCCCTCCAGGGAGATACCTTTAAAATATGGAGCTACCAACATTGGCAAACGTCAGGATGATGCTATGAAGCGGTTTCGCAACAATCGCTTGGGAGAGTTTATTCATTGGGGACTGTATGCTATTCCCGGTGGCGAATGGAAAGGTAAAGTATATAATGGGGCTGCCGAATGGCTGAAATCATGGGCTAAAGTCCCTGCTGCCGATTGGCTGGAATTGATGAAACAATGGAATCCTGTTAAGTTCGATGCCAGACAATGGGCCCGGATGGCCAAAGAGATGGGAGTGAAATACGTTAAGATTACGACAAAACATCATGAAGGTTTCTGTCTCTGGCCCAGTCAATACAGTCAGTATACCGTAGCGCAGACGCCTTATAGAAAAGATATCTTAGGTGAATTGGTGAAAGCCTACAATGATGAAGGTATCGATGTACATTTCTATTTTTCGGTGATGGATTGGAGTCATCCGGATTATCGTTATGAGATTACATCGAAAGAAGACAGCATTGCTTTCAGCCGTTTTCTGACTTTTACCGACCATCAGTTGAAGGAACTGGCTACCCGTTATCCGACAGTCAAAGATTTCTGGTTTGACGGAACTTGGGATGCAAGTATCAAGAAGAACGGTTGGTGGACAGCTCATGCCGAACAAATGCTGAAAGAACTTGTACCGGGAGTTACCGTTAATAGCCGGCTTCGTGCCGATGATTATGGTAAGAGGCACTTTGACAGTAATGGCCGTCTTATGGGAGATTATGAGTCGGGATATGAACGGCGTCTTCCCGATCCGGTAAAAGACTTACAAGTGACTAAGTGGGACTGGGAGGCTTGTATGACTGTTCCCGAAAATCAGTGGGGATATCACAAAGATTGGTCGTTGAGCTATGTTAAAACCCCGATAGAGGTGATCGACCGCATTGTGCATGCGGTGTCGATGGGAGGAAATATGGTAGTGAATTTCGGTCCTCAGCCCGATGGAGATTTCCGTTCGGAAGAGAAAGAGTTGGCGATGGCATTGGGGTGCTGGATGAAGAGGTATGGTGAATGTATATATGGATGCGACTATGCCGGATGGGATAAGCAGGACTGGGGATACTATACCCGTAAGGGGCAAGAGGTATACATGGTTGTATTTAATCGCCCCTATTCGGGGCTTCTTAAAGTAAAGGTTCCCAAAGGTACCGAAATAGAAAGAGCCGTTTTGCCGGATGGACAGGTGGTAAAGGTAACTGAAACTGCCCGGAATGAATATAATGTGGCCATGCCTTCGCAAGATCCGGGTGAGCCGTTTATAATCAAACTACAAGTTAAGGAGGCTTCCGGAGCAGCAGACGGATATCGGGACGCATTAACGTAA
- a CDS encoding glycoside hydrolase family 2 protein produces the protein MRKLSYLIIVCLCLCSGVIPLMARQVTAFNTGWQFKKGPFATDPMRAASQWDGKWETVEIPHTWNAMDMQVQSGSFYEGAGYYRKTQFFPHDLEGKRVFLRFEGVGACAEVYVNGKLAGTHKGGYSAFACEIGTALKLGAENEIIVKADNKARPDVIPVNQNLFGVYGGIYRPVWLIVTEQNNITVTDCASPGVYITQKDVSKKSADITVKVKLDNAGLQPAAVTLENTIYTQEGQKVGTHSRSFDLSPQGTQTYLSTFKLKNPHLWQGRKDPYLYKVVCRLMADGKVIDEVVQPLGVRKYEIVAGKGFFLNGEKYSMYGVTRHQDWWGLGSALKNEHHDFDLAAIMDVGATTVRFAHYQQSDYLYSRCDTLGLIIWAEIPCVNRVTGYETENAQSQLRELIRQSFNHPSIYVWGLHNEVYQPHEYTAALTRSLHDLAKTEDPDRYTVSVNGYGHMDHPVNLNADIQGMNRYFGWYEKKIQDIKPWVEQLEKDYPYQKLMLTEYGADANLAHQTEYLGDALNWGKPFYPETFQTKTHEYQWSIIKDHPYIIASYLWNMFDFAVPMWTRGGVPARNMKGLITFDRKTKKDSYFWYKANWSEEPVLYLTQRRNADREKRTTAVTVYSNIGTPKVYLNGQELSGIRNGYTDVHYVFDNVSLADGKNILKAVVSTKGKEYTDEIEWNYSGEKNREIDSYENKNEHSGF, from the coding sequence ATGAGAAAACTATCTTATTTAATCATCGTGTGCTTATGCCTGTGCAGTGGTGTCATTCCTCTGATGGCACGTCAGGTCACGGCTTTCAATACCGGCTGGCAATTTAAGAAAGGTCCTTTTGCTACAGATCCGATGCGAGCCGCCTCCCAATGGGATGGAAAGTGGGAAACGGTCGAAATTCCACATACCTGGAATGCCATGGATATGCAGGTACAGTCGGGCTCTTTCTACGAAGGGGCAGGCTACTACCGCAAAACACAGTTCTTTCCCCACGACCTGGAGGGTAAGCGTGTTTTTTTGCGTTTCGAAGGGGTAGGAGCCTGTGCCGAAGTGTATGTCAACGGGAAACTGGCAGGTACGCACAAAGGTGGTTATTCTGCCTTTGCATGCGAAATAGGTACAGCGCTCAAACTCGGTGCCGAGAATGAAATCATTGTTAAAGCCGACAATAAAGCCCGTCCCGATGTAATTCCGGTCAATCAAAACCTTTTCGGTGTCTACGGCGGTATTTATCGTCCCGTATGGCTGATTGTAACCGAACAGAATAACATAACGGTTACCGATTGTGCCTCGCCGGGTGTCTACATCACCCAAAAGGATGTATCGAAGAAATCGGCCGATATCACCGTAAAAGTAAAATTGGATAATGCAGGACTTCAACCTGCTGCTGTAACACTCGAAAACACTATTTATACGCAGGAGGGTCAGAAAGTCGGTACACACAGCCGGTCGTTTGACTTGAGTCCGCAAGGGACACAAACTTATTTGTCCACTTTTAAACTGAAGAACCCACATCTCTGGCAGGGACGTAAAGATCCGTATCTTTATAAAGTTGTCTGCAGGCTGATGGCAGACGGAAAAGTAATCGATGAAGTGGTGCAGCCTCTCGGGGTGCGTAAGTATGAGATAGTAGCCGGGAAAGGCTTTTTCCTGAACGGAGAGAAGTACTCGATGTATGGTGTGACCCGTCATCAGGATTGGTGGGGATTGGGTAGCGCCCTTAAAAACGAACATCACGATTTCGATTTGGCTGCCATTATGGATGTGGGAGCCACTACTGTCCGTTTTGCCCACTACCAGCAATCAGACTACCTTTATTCCCGCTGTGATACATTGGGACTGATTATTTGGGCCGAAATACCTTGCGTGAACCGGGTAACCGGATACGAAACTGAGAATGCGCAAAGCCAGCTTCGCGAATTGATCCGCCAGAGTTTCAATCATCCTTCCATTTATGTATGGGGGCTTCACAATGAAGTATATCAACCACATGAGTATACAGCTGCATTGACCCGTTCTCTCCATGATCTTGCCAAGACAGAAGATCCGGACCGTTACACCGTTTCGGTCAATGGGTATGGTCACATGGATCATCCGGTCAACCTGAACGCAGACATACAGGGTATGAACCGTTATTTTGGCTGGTACGAGAAAAAGATACAGGACATCAAGCCATGGGTGGAACAACTTGAAAAAGACTATCCCTATCAAAAATTGATGTTGACCGAATATGGTGCCGATGCGAATCTGGCTCATCAGACCGAATACCTTGGGGATGCCCTGAATTGGGGAAAGCCTTTTTATCCGGAAACATTTCAGACTAAGACACATGAATACCAGTGGAGTATTATCAAAGACCATCCGTACATCATTGCTTCTTATCTCTGGAATATGTTCGATTTTGCCGTACCTATGTGGACTCGTGGCGGTGTGCCTGCCCGTAACATGAAGGGGCTGATTACCTTCGATCGTAAAACAAAGAAAGACTCTTATTTCTGGTATAAAGCCAACTGGAGCGAAGAGCCGGTACTCTATCTCACACAGCGTCGCAATGCCGATCGTGAAAAGCGAACGACAGCCGTTACCGTTTATTCCAATATCGGAACTCCGAAAGTATACTTGAATGGGCAGGAACTGAGTGGCATTCGCAATGGCTATACCGATGTACATTATGTGTTTGACAATGTATCACTTGCCGACGGAAAAAATATACTGAAAGCTGTAGTCTCAACTAAGGGGAAGGAATATACTGACGAGATTGAATGGAATTATTCCGGTGAGAAAAACAGGGAAATCGATTCATATGAAAATAAGAATGAACATTCGGGCTTTTGA
- the miaB gene encoding tRNA (N6-isopentenyl adenosine(37)-C2)-methylthiotransferase MiaB, whose product MNELTGADFKSATADDNKKLFIETYGCQMNVADSEVIASVMQMAGYSVAETLEEADAVFMNTCSIRDNAEQKILNRLEFFHSMKKKKKHLIVGVLGCMAERVKDDLIEHHHVDLVVGPDAYLTLPELIASVEAGEKAMNVELSTTETYRDVIPSRICGNHISGFVSIMRGCNNFCTYCIVPYTRGRERSRDVESILNEVADLVSKGYKEITLLGQNVNSYRFEKEGGEVVTFPMLLRLVAEAAPGIRVRFTTSHPKDMSDETLEVIAQVPNVCKHIHLPVQSGSSRILKLMNRKYTREWYLDRVAAIKRIVPDCGLTTDIFSGFHSETEEDHRESLSLMEACGYDAAFMFKYSERPGTYASKHLEDNVPEEIKVRRLNEIIALQNRLSAESNNRCIGKTYEVLVEGVSKRSRDQLFGRTEQNRVVVFDRGTHRIGDFVNVRITEASSATLKGEEVFS is encoded by the coding sequence ATGAACGAATTGACGGGAGCGGACTTTAAATCCGCAACTGCTGATGACAACAAGAAGTTGTTTATCGAGACTTATGGCTGCCAAATGAATGTGGCAGATAGTGAAGTAATCGCCTCTGTGATGCAAATGGCGGGTTATTCGGTTGCCGAAACGCTGGAAGAGGCTGATGCGGTGTTTATGAATACCTGCTCTATCCGTGACAATGCCGAACAGAAGATTTTGAATCGTCTGGAGTTCTTTCATTCGATGAAGAAGAAAAAGAAGCACCTTATTGTAGGTGTATTGGGGTGTATGGCCGAGCGGGTAAAAGATGATCTGATAGAACACCATCATGTGGACCTTGTAGTAGGACCGGATGCTTATCTGACTCTTCCTGAGTTGATTGCTTCGGTAGAGGCCGGTGAGAAGGCAATGAATGTAGAACTTTCGACTACTGAAACCTACCGGGATGTGATTCCTTCGCGTATCTGTGGTAACCATATCTCCGGATTTGTATCCATCATGCGCGGATGCAATAACTTTTGTACCTATTGTATTGTGCCTTATACCCGTGGACGTGAACGTAGCCGGGATGTGGAGAGTATATTGAATGAAGTGGCCGATTTGGTATCAAAAGGTTACAAAGAGATCACTCTGCTGGGGCAGAATGTAAACTCTTATCGTTTTGAGAAGGAGGGGGGGGAAGTAGTTACTTTCCCAATGTTACTTCGTCTGGTGGCTGAGGCTGCACCGGGAATACGTGTCCGTTTCACCACTTCGCATCCCAAAGATATGAGTGATGAAACCTTGGAGGTGATTGCACAGGTTCCTAACGTATGCAAACACATTCACCTTCCCGTACAAAGCGGAAGTTCGCGTATCCTGAAATTGATGAATCGCAAATATACGCGTGAATGGTATCTGGACCGGGTAGCGGCGATCAAACGTATTGTGCCCGATTGCGGACTTACTACCGATATATTTTCCGGCTTCCATTCCGAAACGGAAGAAGACCACCGGGAATCACTTTCGTTGATGGAAGCTTGTGGTTATGATGCAGCATTTATGTTTAAATATTCGGAGCGTCCCGGTACTTATGCTTCCAAGCATCTGGAGGACAACGTTCCCGAAGAGATAAAAGTCCGTCGGCTGAATGAAATCATTGCTTTGCAGAATCGTTTGTCGGCCGAATCCAATAATCGTTGCATCGGTAAAACGTACGAAGTGTTGGTTGAAGGTGTTTCGAAGCGTTCACGCGACCAGCTGTTCGGCCGGACCGAACAGAATAGGGTAGTGGTATTCGACCGCGGTACCCATCGGATAGGTGATTTCGTGAATGTGAGAATCACGGAGGCCAGTTCTGCCACATTGAAGGGTGAAGAAGTCTTCAGCTAA
- a CDS encoding acetyl-CoA hydrolase/transferase family protein: MAFKSISAAEAASLVKHGYNIGLSGFTPAGTAKAVTSEIAKIAEAEHAKGNPFQIGIFTGASTGDSCDGILSRVKAIRYRAPYTTNPDFRKAVNNGEIAYNDIHLSQMAQEVRYGFMGKVNVAIIEACEVTPDGKIYLTAAGGIAPTVCRLADQIIVELNSAHSKNMMGMHDVYEPLDPPYRREIPIYKPSDRIGLPYIQVDPKKIVGIVETNWPDEARSFAAADPITDKIGQNVADFLAADMKRGIIPSTFLPLQSGVGNIANAVLGALGRDQTIPAFEMYTEVIQNSVIGLIREGRVKFGSACSLTVTNDCLQGIYDDMDFFRDKLILRPSEISNSPEVVRRLGIISINTAIEADIYGNVNSTHIGGTKMMNGIGGSGDFTRNAYISIFTCPSVAKEGKISSIVPMVSHLDHSEHSVNIVITEQGVADLRGKSPKERAQAIIENCAHPDYKQILWDYLKLAGNKSQTPHAIQAALGMHAELAKSGDMKNVNWAEYER, from the coding sequence ATGGCATTCAAATCCATTTCTGCAGCAGAAGCTGCCAGCCTTGTCAAACATGGCTACAACATCGGCCTCAGCGGTTTCACACCCGCAGGAACGGCCAAAGCGGTCACTTCCGAAATAGCAAAAATAGCGGAAGCGGAACACGCAAAAGGAAATCCTTTCCAAATCGGCATCTTTACCGGAGCCTCTACCGGAGATTCATGTGACGGTATATTATCACGTGTAAAAGCCATCCGCTATCGTGCCCCTTACACTACCAACCCCGATTTCCGTAAAGCTGTGAACAACGGTGAGATTGCCTATAATGACATTCACCTTTCACAAATGGCACAAGAGGTACGCTACGGATTCATGGGAAAAGTGAATGTAGCCATTATCGAAGCCTGCGAAGTAACTCCGGACGGAAAAATCTATCTGACGGCTGCCGGCGGAATTGCTCCGACCGTCTGCCGCCTGGCCGACCAGATCATTGTCGAACTGAACAGTGCACACAGCAAAAACATGATGGGAATGCATGACGTATACGAACCACTCGATCCGCCTTATCGCCGTGAAATTCCGATCTATAAACCAAGTGACCGCATCGGACTACCTTACATACAGGTCGATCCGAAAAAAATCGTAGGTATAGTAGAGACAAACTGGCCCGACGAAGCCCGCTCATTTGCAGCAGCCGATCCTATCACCGATAAAATCGGCCAGAACGTAGCCGACTTCCTGGCTGCCGATATGAAACGCGGTATCATTCCTTCTACATTCCTTCCGTTACAATCGGGAGTAGGCAACATCGCCAATGCAGTTTTGGGTGCATTGGGACGTGACCAAACAATTCCTGCCTTCGAAATGTATACTGAGGTTATCCAGAACTCTGTGATCGGTTTGATTCGCGAAGGACGTGTAAAATTCGGCAGTGCCTGTTCGCTGACCGTAACCAACGATTGTCTGCAGGGTATATATGACGATATGGACTTTTTCCGTGATAAACTGATCCTCCGTCCGTCAGAAATCTCTAACAGCCCCGAAGTAGTTCGCCGTTTAGGCATCATCTCTATCAATACAGCCATTGAAGCGGATATCTATGGTAATGTAAACTCTACCCACATTGGCGGAACCAAAATGATGAACGGTATCGGCGGTTCGGGCGACTTTACACGTAATGCGTACATCTCTATCTTCACTTGTCCGTCAGTGGCTAAGGAAGGTAAGATCAGTTCTATCGTTCCGATGGTTTCTCACCTGGATCATAGCGAACACTCTGTCAACATCGTTATTACCGAACAGGGAGTAGCCGATCTGCGCGGTAAGAGTCCGAAAGAGAGAGCACAAGCAATCATCGAGAATTGTGCACACCCGGATTACAAACAGATTTTATGGGATTACCTGAAACTGGCAGGTAATAAGTCACAGACTCCTCATGCCATTCAAGCCGCTTTAGGAATGCACGCCGAACTGGCTAAAAGCGGAGACATGAAAAACGTGAACTGGGCAGAATATGAACGATGA